The Cryptosporangium aurantiacum DNA segment CTGAACCGTCCAGACGCTCCAATACGTCCGGGGTAGCCCTCCCATGCCCGGCAGGGTCGCACGCGAATATTCGCGTGCGGGCCGAATATGTACCGGGTACTGTGCTGCTCCGCAGGGAAAACACGGACTCGGTACGGGATCGGAGGTGGGGTATGGCCGCCGCTGTGGTTGACGCTGCCCCGCGCAGCGTCCGGCCGTCCCTCGTCCTTCCGGTCGCCGGCTGAGCGTCCCCGCCTTCGCGGGCTCGCCGGGACCACCATCCCGTAAAGGGTTCCTGCGTTGTCTTCTTCACTTGAGCTTTTCGGTTGGGATTCCACCTGGGCGGACGCGTTCGCGCCGCACGCCGCCGGTGGGCTGACCCCGGGCCGGGTCGTGCGCGTCGACCGCGGCCAGTGCGACGTGATCACCGCGGCCGGCCCGGTCCGTGCGGAGTTCACCCGCACCGACGTGTGCACCGGCGACTGGGTGGCACTCTCGGGCCTCTACCTGCACGCGGTGCTGCCGCGGCGGACCGCGCTGGTGCGGGCCGCGGCGTCCGGGCTCTCGCACGGGCAGGTGCTGGCCGCCAACGTCGACGTGGTCGCGGTCATCGTGCCCTGCACCGTCGAGGTCGACCTGGGCCGCGCCGAACGTCTGCTGGCGCTGGCCTGGGAGAGCGGCGCCCGGCCCGTCGTGGTGCTGACCAAGACCGACGCCTGCCCGGACGTCGCCCGGGTGCGCGAACAGATCGACACCGTCGCCGTCGGCGCGGACGTCGTCGCGGTGAGCGCCGTGGCCGGTGACGGGCTCGACGCGCTGGCCGACGCGCTGACCGGCACCGTCGTGCTCGTCGGGCAGTCCGGGGTCGGCAAGTCCACGCTGGCCACCGCGCTGACCGGCACCGACCTGGCGGTCCAGGACGTCCGCGAGGTCGACGGCAAGGGCA contains these protein-coding regions:
- the rsgA gene encoding ribosome small subunit-dependent GTPase A gives rise to the protein MSSSLELFGWDSTWADAFAPHAAGGLTPGRVVRVDRGQCDVITAAGPVRAEFTRTDVCTGDWVALSGLYLHAVLPRRTALVRAAASGLSHGQVLAANVDVVAVIVPCTVEVDLGRAERLLALAWESGARPVVVLTKTDACPDVARVREQIDTVAVGADVVAVSAVAGDGLDALADALTGTVVLVGQSGVGKSTLATALTGTDLAVQDVREVDGKGRHTTVRREMIPLRGGRGVLIDTPGLRGVGLYDAEDGLHRAFADIDALAADCRFGDCAHGSEPGCAVRAAIDAGLLPARRLDSYRKLIRENEWAAARTDARLRSELRSRERAFHKAYRNQFNRPGRDRRTR